GTAACGCGCCGGCGCACGTGATGAACTGGGACCGCGGGGCCTCCGGGGTGCGGCCGCATTTCAGCGAAAGCGCCGCGCCGGCCGGTGGGTCGCCCGCGATCGCGCGCGGCACCGCCGCCAGTCCGATTCGCAGCGCCGGCAGACGCACCGCGACCGCACCGGCGCGGCCGATCCCTGCGACCAGCAGCAGCGGTCGCCCCGTCACGGGAGCGATCGGCCCAATGGATCGCGGCACCGGACAGACACCGCGTTATGTCAATCGCGGCAGCGAGATCGTCCGCTCGCAGACGGCGCAGCCGATCGCTCCAAGCGGCCGGGCGGGTGCGCGGTCGCTCCCACCGCAGCCAGCGGCGGGCGTGACACAGCAGCCGGAGAGGCGCGCGTGGGACAACCCCGCCTATCGTCCGCCCGGTTATGCCCCGTCGTACGAGACGCGGCCGACCAGCGCTCCGCAGCCGCGTGGAAATGATCGCGTAGTCCCGCGTCAGGAAGCGACGCCGGTCCCGCCGCGCGCGTCCGAGCGGGTTTCGCCGGGTCAGGACCCTCGCGCTCCAGCGCAACCGCGTGCCGAATCGGCTCGTCCGGGCGCTGGTGCGCCGTCAGCGGCGGGGGCCGGCGCGCACGCCGCACCGCGCGCGCCGGAAGGACGCGGGGAGGCGCGAGGCGCGACCGGGGCCGGCATGCCGGTTCGTGGGAGATGGTAACCGGCAACCGCGAACTGATTACTGCGAACTGATCATGGCCACCTACGTCGTCCGCCTCGCCAAGAACGCCGGCCTCATCATCCTGTTCGTCCTCGCGGCGATCCTGGGCTCGGTCAGCGGCGTGCTGTTCGCGTTTGCCGGCGACCTGCCGCAGATCTCCGCGCTCGACGACTATGCGCCGAGCACGATTACGCGCGTCTATGGCGCGCATGGCGAGGTGGTCGGCGAATTCTCGACCCAACGGCGCGTCGTCATTCCGTACGAAGGGATGGCCCCGGTCCTGCGCAATGCGATCATCGCCGCCGAGGACGCCGAATTCGAGCAGCACCTCGGCTTCAGCGTCCCCCACATCATGATGGCGGCAGCGCGCGACGCGCTCGCCAAGGCGCGCGGCCTGGCGACCGGCAAGTACACGCGGCCGAAGGGCGCGAGCACGATCACCCAGCAGCTCGCCCGCGGCCTGTTCGCGCAGGAGGTCGGCTACGAATCCGGCGACGTCAGCTTCGAACGCAAGATCAAGGAGATGCTCGTCGCCATCCAGATCGAGAAGCGCTATACCAAGCACGAGATCCTGGCCTTCTACGCCAATCAGATGTACCTCGGCGAGGGAGCCTACGGCGTCGAAGCGGCGGCGCGCGCCTACTTCGGCAAGTCGGCGAAGGACGTGAACCTCGACGAGGCGGCGATGATCGCCGGCCTGTTCAAGACGTGGCGCAACGCCCCGACCGTCAACATGGAACGCGCGAAGATCCGCCAGGCGTACGTGCTGCAGCAGATGGCCGAAGAGCGCTACGTCACCCAGCAGCAGGCGGACGAGGCCAAGGCCCGCCCGATCGTGCTGTCGCAATCGACCGGCCGCACCGACTCGATCGCGCCGTATTTCGTCGAAGAGGTCCGCAAGGATCTCGAGGCACGCTACGGCGCCAAGCAGCTCTATGAGAGCGGGCTGGCCGTGCAGACGGCGCTCGACATCAGGCTGCAGGACGCGGCGAACCGCGCCCTCGACCAGGGCGTACGCCGCATCGACCATCTCCACGGCTTCCGCAAGCCGAAGCGCAACGTCCTCGACGAGCGCCACACGATCGAAGGCTTCAAGGACCCCCGCTGGATCCGCCCGTTCGGCGAGAACGACGTCGTGCCCGCGATCGTCACCGACGTCGAAGCGGCGGCGATCCACGCGCGCGCCGGCGACTACCACCTGATCATCGACAAGAAGGGCTTCGCCTGGACGCGCAAGACGCCGCCGCAGATCGTCCGCCGCGGCGACCTCGTCGAAGCCCGTCTGCTCTCGCTCGATGCGGCCGCGCGCAACGGCACGGCGTCCCTCGATCAGCCGCCGCTCGTCCAGGGATCGGCCCTGGCGATTGACAACCGCACCGGCCAGATCCGGATGATGGTCGGCGGCGACAACTTCGAGCAGAGCAAGTTCAACCGTGCCACGCAGGCCTTCCGCCAGGTCGGATCGGCGTTCAAGCCGTTCGTCTACACGACGGCGATCGACCGAGGCTACACGCCGGCGACGATTCTCCAGGACACGCCGGTGACCTATCCGGGCGGCCCGGGCCAGCCGCCGTATTCACCACACAACTACGAAAACGATTTCTGGGGACCGATCACGCTCCGCCGGGCGCTCGAACACTCGCGCAACGTGCCGGCGATCAAGGTGATGGACGCGCTCGGCCCCAAGCAGGTGATCGGCTACGCCCGCCGCTTCGGCCTGACGGCGCCGCTCCCGCCGTACCTGCCGATCGCACTCGGCGCCGGCGACGAGACGCTGCTCGAAATGACCAGCGCCTACTCCGTGTTCCCGAACCAGGGAGTCCGCATGGCGCCTTACTCGATCCTCAAGGTGACCGACCGCACCGGCAACCTGCTGGAAGAGAACCGTCCGATGCCGCAGGACGCCATCCGCGCCGACACCGCCTTCGTGATGCTCAACCTGCTCCGCGGCGTCATCGAGCGTGGCACCGGCGTCAAGGCCGCGGCGCTCAACTGGCCGATTGCCGGCAAGACGGGCACCACCGAGGACTTCGGCGACGCGTGGTTCATCGGCTTCGACCCGGACCTGACGCTGGGCGTCTGGGTGGGCTACGACCAGAAGAAGCCGCTCGGATCGGGCATGACCGGCGCCGAGGCGGCCCTGCCGATCTGGATCGAGATCTTCAAGACGTGGATCGGCGACCGGAAGGAGCCGCCGCAGTTCCAGCCGCCCGGCAACATCGTGTTCGTCGCCATCGACAAGACCACGGGGTCGCTGGCGGAAGGAGAGCCCGGCGCGATCAACGAGGCGTTCATCGCAGGCACGCAGCCGGGTTCGATTCGCTGAAGCGAATCGATTGCCGACTGCCGATTGGCGAGTGCAGGATTGAATTGCCGATTGTCGACGGCCGATCGACGGGCTGCCGATTGGAAATTCGATTGACGATTGGCGATTGGCGATTGGCGATTGGGCGATTGGGCGATGGGCGATTGGACGATTAACGAGAGCGAGTTCGGGACGCCTGTTTGTTCAACCGATCTTGTTCCTGCTTTCGTGCTTCTGCAGTAATACGTGATTTCGCGAAAATGGATGTCAGTTCGTCGGCCTCCTGAATAAGCGCTTCGACCGTGGGCCCCTCGACCTGTTTCGACTCGACCAGCAGCAGCAGCCAGCCTTTCGATTCGTCAGCCTCCTCACAGGCGACACCCAGCTTCGCGATGAACTCCGCCTTGCTTCTCCCGCGGCACGCCGCGCGGTAGTTGCTGTCGGTGGCTCCTGCAGAGTCGATCAATTGCGGGACCATGCGCTGACACGCGGCCGTCTGGGGAAGTTGTTCGCAAAACGTGATGATGCTCGCGGCAAATCGGCGAGTGCGGGCCTGGAGTTCAACGGTCTTCGGATTCATGTCGCCCGGCCCTGCATCCACGAGGCCAAGCCGAAACCGCAGGAAAAGGCGCGCTTAAACCAAACGCTGAACACGCAGATTGCAGTTCCCGCACACCTTCAACGCCGCTAACCTTGCCAAATCAGCAATCCGCCAAAATACCGATCGCCAATCAGCAATCGCCAATCAGCAATCGACAAATCGACAATCGGCAGTCCGCCGATCGTCAATCGTCAATGAGCAATCCAATCGGCAATCGGCAGTCGCCAATCGGCAATTCCGCGGCTACTCCTCCTCCCCCGAGTCGGTGGGAGTCAGCAGGGCGCCGGCGGCCTTCTTCATCAGGTAGGCCTTGATGAACGGGTCGATGTCGCCGTCGAGCACGCGATTGACGTCGCCGGTCTGCTCTTTGGTGCGCAGGTCCTTCACCATCTGGTACGGCTGCAGCACGTAGTTGCGGATCTGCGAGCCGAAGGCGATATCGCGCTTCTCGCCGCCCAGCTGCGCCAGCTTGGCCTCCTGCTCTTTCATCTTGATGTCGAACAGCCGCGACTTGAGCACCTTCATCGCCTGGGCGCGGTTCTTGTGCTGCGATCGCTCGTTCTGGCATGAGACGACGATGCCGGTCGGGATGTGGGTGAGGCGGATGGCGGAGTCGGTGACGTTGACGTGCTGACCACCGGCGCCGCTCGAGCGGAAGGTGTCGACCCGGAGGTCCTTCTCGTCGATCTCGATGTCGACGTCTTCCGGCAGCTCCGGCCACACATAGAGTGAGGCGAACGACGTGTGCCGGCGCGCGGCCTGGTCGAAGGGCGAGATGCGTACGAGGCGGTGCACCCCGGCCTCGGCGAGCAGCATGCCATAGACGTAATCGCCGTAGATCGCCAGGGTGGCGCTCTTGATGCCCGCCTCGTCGCCCGGCTGCATGTCGAACAGTTCGCGTTTGAATCCCTTACGCTCGGACCAGCGCACGTACATGCGCAGCAGCATCTCCGCCCAGTCCTGCGATTCGGTGCCGCCGGCGCCCGGATGGATGGTGATGATCGCGTTCTTGCGATCGTGCTCGCCGCCGAGCATCTTCTTGGTCTCGCCGGTCTCCACTTCGCCGGCGAGCCCGTCGAGCCCGCTGGCGAGGTCGGCGAGCACGTCTTCACCGGCCTGCAGCCACTCGACCAGCACCGCCAGGTCGTCGACCCGGCGCTGCAGCGACTGGCTCAGGCTGACGTCCCCTTCGAGCGCCTTGCGGCGCTGGAGGATCTTCTGGGCGGCAGCCGGCTCCTTCCAGAAGTCGGGATCGGAGGCCTTCTGCTCTATCTTGACGAGTTCGTCGGCGGGCTTCGCCGCGTCAAAGATAGCTCCGCAGATCGGATACGCGCCGGGCGAGATCCTGATAGCGGCGGAGCTGTTCGTCGGGTTGGAGTGTGGCCATACGGTGAAGATCCGTTCGTTGTTATCTTACCCTGCGGCGTGTCGTCACCAGCGCGATCAGCGTCACCGCCAGCGATGCCCATCCGGCCACGTCGCCGACGCGGCTGTAGATCGTGCGGCCGGCCAGAAATCGGAGGTCCTCGGTCATCACCGCGCTGGTAAACAGCCCTGACTGCTGCAGCACGCGTCCATAGGGATCGACGAAGCCGCTGATGCCGGTGTTGGCGGCGCGCGCGAGATAGCGTCCCTCTTCGATCGTCCGCAGCGACGCCTGCTGCCAGTGCTGATAGGCCGCCGACGAGCGGCCGTACCACGCATCGTTGGTGATCGTCGTCAGCAGCTCGCTGCCGCGCTCGACGAACGCCCGCATCAGGCTGCCGTAGATCACCTCGTAGCAGATGGCGGTACTGGCCTGGTGCCCGTTGACCGGCAGCAGCGACGGCTCGGTGCCGGGCGTGAAATCCGAGACGGCCTCCACGATCGGTCCGACGAAGAAGAGGAGCTGCTTGAACGGCACGTATTCGCCGAACGGCACGAGGTGAATCTTGCGGTAGATCGCACCGGTCGTACCGTCGGGCTGAACGAGGTACGCCGCGTTGTAGAGACGGACCTGCGGTTTCGCCTGATCGACCGGGCGGACCGGTTCGTCCCGATCGCTGCCGACCAGGAGCGTCACGTGCGCCTGCCGCGCCAGCCGCTGGATGGCCTCGCGGGCCGGCGCGTCCGCCTCGTACGGCTGCGGCAATGCCGATTCGGGCCACAGCACGAACTCCGCGCCTCGCCCGATCGCCTCGCGCGAGAGCTCGAGATAGCGCTGCATGATGGCTCCGGCCATCGCCGGATCCCATTTCTGATCCTGCAGAATGTTCCCCTGCAGGACGGCGACGCGGACCGCGGTGCCCTCGTGCGTCAGCCGCGATGATCGGAGACGCAGCGCGCCCCAGAGGCCGATCGCCACGACGAGCGCGATCGCGGCGGCGGCGGCGCGCCAGCGGCCGGCGCCGTTCGTCAGGATCGCGTAGGCGGCCCCCGCGCTGACGCTCGCGACCACAGCCGACAAGCCGTAGACTCCGACGACGCTCGCCACCTGCGCGATCGGCAGGACGCCGGCCTGGCTGTAACCGAGCAGCTCCCACGGGAACCCGGCGAGGAGATAGGCGCGGCCCATCTCCGAGGCCACCCAGAGGCAGGGGGCCAGCAGCAGCGCGCGGCGCCCCATCACGCGCACGAGACGCGACTGCGCCAGCGCGAAGAAACCCGGGAAGAGGGAGAGGTAGGCGATCAGCAGCGCCGCAGCGACGGTCGCGAGCGGTGTCGACAACCCACCGAACGTCACCATGGTCTCGACGAGCCAGTAGAGAGTCCCGGCGAAATAGATCGCGCCGGTCAGCAGGCCGAGCGAGAACGCGCGGCGCGTAGACTGCGGACGCCGCGCGACGGCGACCAGCAGTGGCGCCAGCGCCACCCAGGCACATGCGGGATGGCCGAACTTCGGAAAGCTGAGCGCGAGGAACGCGCCGGAGAGAAGCGCGAGAACGAAATCCACTACCGCGAGCGGACGTACGGGTTGTAGTGTTCGTCCCGCTTCAAGCGGCGCGCCACTTCGTCCGCCTTGCCTTGATCCGGGTAGCCGCCGATCTGGACGCGGTAGATGGGCGGTGCGCCGGGCGCCGGGTCGAGGACGAACGCCGGATAGCCTTTGCCGACCAGCTCGTGCGCCAGGCTTGCGGCCTGCCCGCGATCCTTGATGGCGCTGAGCTGCACGATCCACTGGCCGGGTTTGGCCTGCGACGCCGAGGCCGCCGGCGGCCCGACCTCAGGCCGCGCGGCAGCGACGGCGGGAGGCGGTGTCGGCGCCGACGTCTTGGCTGGTGCGGCGGCGGCTGGCCGAGTGTCGAGCGGCTTGGACGCCGCATGCGACGGCGGCGGCGACAGCTTGTCGCCGGCCCCAGGCTCGGCCTGTTGCAGCCGCTTGGCGTAGCTCAAGTCGTCGTCAGGCTCCTGCGCGGGCGGAGGAGGCTCGGCCGCCGGCGGACCGCTCGACGGCACGGCCTGCGTCGTTACGGACGCGGGCGGCGGCGCCGTCGATTGCGCGGCGACGGTGTCCGACGATTCGACGGAGGGGCGATCGCCCCCGCGGACGTTCCGGCCCACCTGGACGCCGCACAGGAAGATCACGACGGCGAGGATCGTCGTGGCCATAAACAGGAACACGAGCTGCTTGCCACTGAGCTGGATCTCGTGAAACCCGTCCTCGTGGAGATGGGCGGCGTCGTGGGTCATCTCGGACACGCTAAGGGGCCTTGGTCAGCGGTTTGAGCAGGTTCATCAATTCGATCGGCAGCGGAAAGATGATCGTGGAGTTCTTTTCCGAGGCGATCTCGGTGAGCGTCTGCAGGTAGCGCAGCGTGATCGTCATGGGTTCGACTGACATGGCGGTTGCCGCCTGCGCCAATTGCTTCGAAGCCTCGAGCTCGCCTGATGCGTGCACGATCTTAGCACGCTTCTCGCGCTCGGCTTCCGCCTGCTTGGCCATGGCGCGCTGCATGTCGGGCGGCAGATCGACCTGCTTCACTTCGACCGACGCGACCTTCACGCCCCAGGGCTCGGTGTGCTGATCGAGAATCTGCTGCAGTTGCTGATTGAGGCGGTCGCGCGCTGCCAACAGGTCGTCGAGCTCGACCTGGCCGAGCACGCTGCGCAGCGTCGTCTGCGCGAGCTGCGAGGTCGCGTAGTGGTAGCTCTCGACTTCGTTGATTGCCTTGGACGGATCGACGACGCGGAAGTAGACGACCGCGTTCACCTTCACCGACACGTTGTCGCGCGTCATGACGTCCTGCGACGGCACGTCCATGACGATGGTGCGCAGGCTGACCCGGGCCATCCGGTCGATGGGTGGGAAGACGAAAATGACGCCGGGCCCCTTGGCCTGCGGCAGCAGCTTGCCCAGACGGAAGATGACGGCCCGCTCGTACTCGTTCAGGATCTTGATGGAGCTGAACAAATAGAACGCGACGACCGCGGCGACAATCAACATCGGTGGAAAGAGCACAGTTGCCTCCTGGCAGGCCTCGCGCCTGCGCTAGACCCGCCGGACCGTCAAAGTCAGGCCATTCACCGCGGTCACGACGACCGCGTCCCCTTCATGTATCGACTCGAGCGAGGTTGCGGTCCAGATCTCGCCGTGGGTCGCGACGCGGCCGCTGCCGCCGGCGGGGATCGGGGTCATGGCCCGCCCGGACTCGTGCAGCATACCGCTTTCGCCGCTCACCGCCGGCTGGGCCTGGGCGCGCACCCCCAACGTCACCAGAAACACCAGGATGCCGGCCACGCTCAGCGTGACGGCGAAGATCACGCGCAGGCCGATCTGCAGCTCCGGGAGGGGGGAGTCGATCAGCATCAGCGACCCGAACAGCAAGCTTGCGGTCCCGCCGACCGCCAGCACCCCGTGGCTCGTCACCTTGACCTCCAGGACGAGCAGCACGAAGCCGAGCAGGATCAACGCGAGCCCCGCGTAGCTGACCGGCAGCACCTGGAGCGCGAAGAACGCCAGCAGCAGGCAGAGGCCGCCGGCGACGCCGGGCAAGACGGCCCCAGGACTCCACAGCTCGATCGTCAGTCCGAGCGTGCCAAGCGTCAGCAGCAGATAGGCGATCTGTGGATGCGCGATCGCGCTGAGCACTCGCTGCGCGACGGTCATGTCGATGGTCCGCACCTCGGCGTGGGCGAGGGCGAGCGTCGTGGACGTACCGTTGAACCGCTTGATCGTCCGGCCGTCGAGCTTGGCGATGAGATCGGGCACGTCCGTCGCGATCAGGTCGATGAGCGGCGGGGTGGCCGCGATCGCCTCCCGTTCGGTGAACGAGCGGCTCTCGGTCACCGCCTGCTCGACGAGCGGCACGTTGCGGCCGCGCTGCGCCGCCAGCGTCCGCGCGTAGGCCGCGGTGTCGGACGCCATCTTCTTCGCCATCACCTCGTCGACCGGCTCGCCGTTGCCCGACACCGGGTGGGCGGCGCCGATGTGGGTACCTGGCGCCATCGCCGCGACGTCGGCGGCCATCGTAATGAGGAATCCGGCGGAGGCGGCGCGGTTGCCCGCCGGCCCGACGAACACCGCGACCGGCGTCCGCGCCGAGATGATCGCGTTGTTGATGTCGCGCGTCGAGTCGAGCAGTCCGCCCGGCGTGTGCAGCGTGAAGACGACCAGGGCCGCGCCGTCGGCGTCGGCCTTGGCGATGGCGCCGCGCATGAATTCGGCGCTGACCGGGTGGATGATGCCGTCCACCGTCGCGGACTCGACGATCGGGACCGTGCCGGCGCGGCCGGCGATGCCGGCGCCAAGGACGAGGAAGCCCGACATGATGATTAGGATGTGTCGCATGGCAACACCGCGGGCCGGAGCTCGAGCCGGCGTCGGCTACCCTCCTATCTTCTGAAGCAGCGCCTGTGCCTGCTCGGACGCGGGGTTCATCGACAGCGCCTTGTGCGCCTGCGCGCGCGCGCCGGCGAGGTCGTTGAGCCGCAGATACGCGTCGGCCAGTGCCAGGCGCGCCTCGACGGTGTCCTGGCTCCAGATCGAGATCTTCAGCGCGTCGACCGCTTCGCGCGGACGCCCGGCGCGCAAATGGATGCGGCCGATCAGCAGGTGCGCTTCCGCCTGGTAGGGCGAGAGGAAGACCGCGCGGCGCAGCTCGGTCATCGCCTCGCGGTCCTCCTCGGCCTGGAACAGCCGGCGGCCGCGCTCCAGATGGAAGTTGGCCACGTCCTGCTGGTCGCGCTGCGCGGTCATCGCGATCGTCTGGCCGACGCCGCTGCGCGTCCCGGCGGCGTCGAGGTCGGGCGACAGCCGTTCGAGCCCGCGCGGCAGCGCGTCGCGGCGGGCGGCGCCCTCACCGTAGCGCGACGACAGCTGCCCGGCGATCTCGCGCTCGCCCGCCGCCTCGACGCCGTTGCCGGCGGCGTCCAGCGCGGCGGCCAGCACGAAGTGCGCATCGGCGTCCGTCGCGTCGCGGCGTAGCGCCTCGCGCAGCCAGTAGATGGCCCCCTGCGGATCGCGATCGCTGGCGTAGGCGTAGCCGAGATTGAACAGCAGGTCGGAATTGTCCGGATCGCCCTCGGCCGCCTTGGTGAAGTAGTAGACCGCCTTGCCGCTTTCGGGCGTCGCCGCGCGGTGCAGCTGCACGATCCCCAGGTTGTTCATCACGGCAGGGTCCGGAGCACCGTCCTGGAGCTGGTTCAGCCGCGTGAACGCCTCGTCGTATTGCTTGAGGTTGATGAGCGAGACGGCGGCGAAGAACCGCGCGCGCCGCGATTCGGGCGCTTCCGAGGGGACGGCCTTCGCGGCCGCCAGCGCGCCGAGGTGATCCCCTTGCGCCGTCCGCACCTCCCACAGCTCGAGGCGCGCGCGTTGATAGTGCGGATCGGCCTGGAGCGCGGTCTCGAGAAACTGCGCCTGCGTGGCCGGCTGCTGCGCGAGCAGCGCCTTGACGTACGGCTCGAAGGCCTGGAGCGGCGGCGACGGCACCGGAACCGGCGCGACGCCTGGCGCGATCCGTTGCGCGACGTTGCGGACGACCCCGAAAAAGTCGGCGAGGTTGCCATGCTCGACGATCGCCGTCTCGCCGCGACCGACGTCGACCCGGATCGGTTCCGCGCGGACCGTCAGCGTGTCTCCCTCGACACGCACTTCGCCGACGATCACTTCGACGGCGCCGACGAGCTGTCCGACCTTGATGATCGTGGCGCGGCTGAGCGATGCCTGCGGCGGCAGATGCAGCTGCTCGTAGGCGCGGTCGCGCTCGGACTTCGAAAGAGCGCCGGCGCCGCGCGCGTTCAGCTCGTCGGTCATGACGATCGACGCGCCTTCGCCCAACCAATAGGTGCGCCCGTCGCGGTCCGGCGTTTCGAAGGGGACCACGAGGATTCTCGACGGTTCGGCGCGGACGGCGCCGAGCGACAGGCCGAGCGTGAGGAAGGCGGTGCCGATCATGCGGCGATGGCGGAATCGGTCGGCCGCCCGGGCAGCGCCACCGTCAGCACGCAGCTGCGCTGGCCGCCCGCGGCGCGGCATTCGGTGACCGTCGCCTCGGCGGCGACGTCGAACAGCTTCAACACG
This genomic window from Vicinamibacterales bacterium contains:
- a CDS encoding PBP1A family penicillin-binding protein, which produces MATYVVRLAKNAGLIILFVLAAILGSVSGVLFAFAGDLPQISALDDYAPSTITRVYGAHGEVVGEFSTQRRVVIPYEGMAPVLRNAIIAAEDAEFEQHLGFSVPHIMMAAARDALAKARGLATGKYTRPKGASTITQQLARGLFAQEVGYESGDVSFERKIKEMLVAIQIEKRYTKHEILAFYANQMYLGEGAYGVEAAARAYFGKSAKDVNLDEAAMIAGLFKTWRNAPTVNMERAKIRQAYVLQQMAEERYVTQQQADEAKARPIVLSQSTGRTDSIAPYFVEEVRKDLEARYGAKQLYESGLAVQTALDIRLQDAANRALDQGVRRIDHLHGFRKPKRNVLDERHTIEGFKDPRWIRPFGENDVVPAIVTDVEAAAIHARAGDYHLIIDKKGFAWTRKTPPQIVRRGDLVEARLLSLDAAARNGTASLDQPPLVQGSALAIDNRTGQIRMMVGGDNFEQSKFNRATQAFRQVGSAFKPFVYTTAIDRGYTPATILQDTPVTYPGGPGQPPYSPHNYENDFWGPITLRRALEHSRNVPAIKVMDALGPKQVIGYARRFGLTAPLPPYLPIALGAGDETLLEMTSAYSVFPNQGVRMAPYSILKVTDRTGNLLEENRPMPQDAIRADTAFVMLNLLRGVIERGTGVKAAALNWPIAGKTGTTEDFGDAWFIGFDPDLTLGVWVGYDQKKPLGSGMTGAEAALPIWIEIFKTWIGDRKEPPQFQPPGNIVFVAIDKTTGSLAEGEPGAINEAFIAGTQPGSIR
- a CDS encoding four helix bundle protein, with the protein product MNPKTVELQARTRRFAASIITFCEQLPQTAACQRMVPQLIDSAGATDSNYRAACRGRSKAEFIAKLGVACEEADESKGWLLLLVESKQVEGPTVEALIQEADELTSIFAKSRITAEARKQEQDRLNKQASRTRSR
- the prfB gene encoding peptide chain release factor 2 (programmed frameshift); amino-acid sequence: MATLQPDEQLRRYQDLARRVSDLRSYLDAAKPADELVKIEQKASDPDFWKEPAAAQKILQRRKALEGDVSLSQSLQRRVDDLAVLVEWLQAGEDVLADLASGLDGLAGEVETGETKKMLGGEHDRKNAIITIHPGAGGTESQDWAEMLLRMYVRWSERKGFKRELFDMQPGDEAGIKSATLAIYGDYVYGMLLAEAGVHRLVRISPFDQAARRHTSFASLYVWPELPEDVDIEIDEKDLRVDTFRSSGAGGQHVNVTDSAIRLTHIPTGIVVSCQNERSQHKNRAQAMKVLKSRLFDIKMKEQEAKLAQLGGEKRDIAFGSQIRNYVLQPYQMVKDLRTKEQTGDVNRVLDGDIDPFIKAYLMKKAAGALLTPTDSGEEE
- the lnt gene encoding apolipoprotein N-acyltransferase; the encoded protein is MDFVLALLSGAFLALSFPKFGHPACAWVALAPLLVAVARRPQSTRRAFSLGLLTGAIYFAGTLYWLVETMVTFGGLSTPLATVAAALLIAYLSLFPGFFALAQSRLVRVMGRRALLLAPCLWVASEMGRAYLLAGFPWELLGYSQAGVLPIAQVASVVGVYGLSAVVASVSAGAAYAILTNGAGRWRAAAAAIALVVAIGLWGALRLRSSRLTHEGTAVRVAVLQGNILQDQKWDPAMAGAIMQRYLELSREAIGRGAEFVLWPESALPQPYEADAPAREAIQRLARQAHVTLLVGSDRDEPVRPVDQAKPQVRLYNAAYLVQPDGTTGAIYRKIHLVPFGEYVPFKQLLFFVGPIVEAVSDFTPGTEPSLLPVNGHQASTAICYEVIYGSLMRAFVERGSELLTTITNDAWYGRSSAAYQHWQQASLRTIEEGRYLARAANTGISGFVDPYGRVLQQSGLFTSAVMTEDLRFLAGRTIYSRVGDVAGWASLAVTLIALVTTRRRVR
- a CDS encoding SPOR domain-containing protein; translated protein: MTHDAAHLHEDGFHEIQLSGKQLVFLFMATTILAVVIFLCGVQVGRNVRGGDRPSVESSDTVAAQSTAPPPASVTTQAVPSSGPPAAEPPPPAQEPDDDLSYAKRLQQAEPGAGDKLSPPPSHAASKPLDTRPAAAAPAKTSAPTPPPAVAAARPEVGPPAASASQAKPGQWIVQLSAIKDRGQAASLAHELVGKGYPAFVLDPAPGAPPIYRVQIGGYPDQGKADEVARRLKRDEHYNPYVRSR
- a CDS encoding slipin family protein; translated protein: MLIVAAVVAFYLFSSIKILNEYERAVIFRLGKLLPQAKGPGVIFVFPPIDRMARVSLRTIVMDVPSQDVMTRDNVSVKVNAVVYFRVVDPSKAINEVESYHYATSQLAQTTLRSVLGQVELDDLLAARDRLNQQLQQILDQHTEPWGVKVASVEVKQVDLPPDMQRAMAKQAEAEREKRAKIVHASGELEASKQLAQAATAMSVEPMTITLRYLQTLTEIASEKNSTIIFPLPIELMNLLKPLTKAP
- a CDS encoding nodulation protein NfeD, which encodes MRHILIIMSGFLVLGAGIAGRAGTVPIVESATVDGIIHPVSAEFMRGAIAKADADGAALVVFTLHTPGGLLDSTRDINNAIISARTPVAVFVGPAGNRAASAGFLITMAADVAAMAPGTHIGAAHPVSGNGEPVDEVMAKKMASDTAAYARTLAAQRGRNVPLVEQAVTESRSFTEREAIAATPPLIDLIATDVPDLIAKLDGRTIKRFNGTSTTLALAHAEVRTIDMTVAQRVLSAIAHPQIAYLLLTLGTLGLTIELWSPGAVLPGVAGGLCLLLAFFALQVLPVSYAGLALILLGFVLLVLEVKVTSHGVLAVGGTASLLFGSLMLIDSPLPELQIGLRVIFAVTLSVAGILVFLVTLGVRAQAQPAVSGESGMLHESGRAMTPIPAGGSGRVATHGEIWTATSLESIHEGDAVVVTAVNGLTLTVRRV
- a CDS encoding tetratricopeptide repeat protein, which encodes MIGTAFLTLGLSLGAVRAEPSRILVVPFETPDRDGRTYWLGEGASIVMTDELNARGAGALSKSERDRAYEQLHLPPQASLSRATIIKVGQLVGAVEVIVGEVRVEGDTLTVRAEPIRVDVGRGETAIVEHGNLADFFGVVRNVAQRIAPGVAPVPVPSPPLQAFEPYVKALLAQQPATQAQFLETALQADPHYQRARLELWEVRTAQGDHLGALAAAKAVPSEAPESRRARFFAAVSLINLKQYDEAFTRLNQLQDGAPDPAVMNNLGIVQLHRAATPESGKAVYYFTKAAEGDPDNSDLLFNLGYAYASDRDPQGAIYWLREALRRDATDADAHFVLAAALDAAGNGVEAAGEREIAGQLSSRYGEGAARRDALPRGLERLSPDLDAAGTRSGVGQTIAMTAQRDQQDVANFHLERGRRLFQAEEDREAMTELRRAVFLSPYQAEAHLLIGRIHLRAGRPREAVDALKISIWSQDTVEARLALADAYLRLNDLAGARAQAHKALSMNPASEQAQALLQKIGG